One segment of Kryptolebias marmoratus isolate JLee-2015 linkage group LG23, ASM164957v2, whole genome shotgun sequence DNA contains the following:
- the LOC108246787 gene encoding OX-2 membrane glycoprotein, which produces MLMVLIFVICLAFKAGAYQISGRGSSTAEYDGDAHFNCVVSPPTGVLQVTWQRPSKDEKLDNLATFSKHFGEQVNEPYKGKVNFTERSLNSSSIILRNVTWEDEGCYICAFNVYPDGSKRKQMCLTVQGISKVNTSRVPSTKLESEARREVFSCSATGKPAPSVEWVISVGAIENKTQTSTVTNSDNTITYSSSITVDIPADWTGQVDCVLNKGKMGQRTETLFVSVDKNKNKEKGKDQIAAVIVVLMLILCIIVIAVVVRRRLKRKQRSEFIP; this is translated from the exons CCGGCGCCTATCAGATCAGTGGGCGTGGAAGTTCAACAGCTGAGTATGACGGAGACGCTCATTTTAACTGCGTGGTTTCACCTCCAACAG gtgtGCTTCAGGTTACGTGGCAGAGGCCGTCCAAGGATGAAAAACTAGACAACTTGGCCACATTCAGCAAACATTTTGGAGAGCAGGTTAATGAACCCTATAAAGGAAAAGTTAACTTCACAGAAAGGTCTCTCAACTCATCCTCCATCATTCTGAGGAACGTAACGTGGGAAGATGAAGGTTGCTACATTTGTGCTTTTAACGTTTATCCCGATGGGTCCAAAAGGAAGCAGATGTGCCTCACAGTACAAG GAATATCAAAGGTGAACACAAGCCGTGTTCCCAGCACCAAACTGGAAAGCGAAGCCAGACGGGAAGTGTTTAGCTGCTCAGCTACAGGAAAACCAGCCCCATCTGTCGAGTGGGTCATCTCAGTTGGAGCCATCGAAAACAAAACGCAGACAAGTACAGTCACGAACAGCGACAACACAATCACctacagcagcagcatcacGGTGGACATACCTGCAGACTGGACTGGACAGGTGGACTGTGTGCTGAACAAAGGAAAGATGGGACAAAGAACGGAGACGCTCTTTGTTTCTGTcgataaaaacaagaacaaagaaaaag GGAAAGACCAGATCGCCGCGGTCATcgttgttttaatgttaatcCTGTGCATCATTGTGATAGCTGTTGTGGTCCGAAGGAG ATTAAAGAGGAAGCAAAGAAGCGAATTCATTCCCTGA